A section of the Solitalea canadensis DSM 3403 genome encodes:
- the miaA gene encoding tRNA (adenosine(37)-N6)-dimethylallyltransferase MiaA has protein sequence MDYRLIRVTKEHRKKLIVIVGPTAVGKTRTAIELAKHFHTEIISADSRQFFKEISIGTAKPDMDELAEAKHHFINSHSIFDEINAGRFEVEALAVIAKLHQQYNQLIMVGGSGLYINAVCDGLDDLPKADETLRQQIVDQYEKEGIVYLQSEVERLDPQYFRQVDQSNPQRLMRALEVCLMTGQPFSSFRNNSSKERPFEVIKIGLNLPREELYARINHRVDLMVEVGLVEEARAMYPNKETYALQTVGYTELFDYFEGMHSLERAIELIKQNTRRFAKRQITWFNRDKNTTWFKPDEVEKIITFLG, from the coding sequence ATGGACTATAGACTTATTAGAGTGACCAAAGAGCATCGTAAAAAACTGATTGTAATTGTCGGGCCGACAGCCGTGGGAAAAACACGTACAGCGATTGAACTGGCAAAGCATTTTCACACCGAAATTATTTCGGCCGATTCAAGGCAGTTTTTTAAAGAAATCAGTATTGGAACAGCCAAGCCCGATATGGATGAATTGGCAGAAGCCAAGCATCATTTCATAAATTCCCATTCAATTTTTGATGAAATAAATGCCGGCCGTTTTGAGGTGGAAGCATTAGCTGTGATTGCTAAGCTGCATCAGCAATACAATCAACTAATTATGGTTGGCGGATCGGGGTTATATATTAATGCTGTTTGCGATGGTTTGGATGATCTTCCAAAAGCCGATGAAACACTGAGGCAGCAAATTGTCGATCAATATGAAAAAGAGGGGATAGTTTATCTGCAAAGTGAGGTTGAACGATTAGATCCTCAATATTTTCGGCAAGTAGATCAAAGTAACCCACAACGATTAATGCGGGCCCTTGAAGTTTGCCTAATGACAGGACAACCTTTTTCATCCTTCAGAAATAATTCATCTAAAGAACGTCCATTTGAAGTTATTAAAATCGGCCTGAATCTTCCTCGGGAAGAACTGTATGCCAGAATTAACCATAGGGTGGATTTAATGGTTGAAGTAGGGTTGGTAGAAGAGGCCAGGGCCATGTATCCTAATAAAGAAACGTATGCCTTGCAGACGGTTGGTTACACAGAATTGTTCGATTATTTCGAAGGAATGCATAGTCTGGAACGAGCCATTGAATTAATCAAACAAAATACCCGGCGGTTTGCGAAACGCCAAATCACCTGGTTTAATCGCGACAAGAATACAACGTGGTTTAAACCGGATGAAGTAGAAAAAATAATAACATTCTTAGGCTAA